From Spirosoma aerolatum, one genomic window encodes:
- a CDS encoding S1 family peptidase, with product MDEERDIENALHAYGERIRFKQRLAKIHAETDMNAMRRAADLYHSSLEQSGQVRGLWKTYRTTLAVAASAAIITTFGSIFLYRSYQQSHKQEQQYSQLSKEIQAVKSSQRKLLSDLNGRGRALSLNPGQVAGTGFLITGDGYFVTNNHIVRDADSVYVQSNKGEVYKARVVYTDQSHDLAFLQLCDDSAFRPMPTVPYSFDAHSSDLGERVYTLGYPREEIVYGEGYLSSGTGFRGDSTAYQVAIGVNPGNSGGPLLNEKGAIIGIISGKQTTSEGVSFAVKTNYLLESLNSIPADSLKGQPIRLNRKNALANLPRKQQIKRMQDYVYQVKVFKHKE from the coding sequence ATGGACGAGGAAAGAGACATTGAGAACGCATTACATGCCTATGGTGAGCGAATCCGGTTTAAACAGCGACTGGCTAAAATTCATGCCGAAACTGACATGAATGCCATGCGCCGGGCAGCCGATTTGTATCATTCCAGTTTAGAGCAGTCGGGGCAGGTTCGTGGATTATGGAAAACCTACCGTACTACGCTGGCCGTGGCAGCATCGGCGGCTATCATTACCACGTTTGGCTCTATTTTTCTATATCGCTCGTATCAGCAAAGCCACAAGCAGGAGCAGCAGTACAGCCAATTAAGCAAAGAGATTCAGGCAGTTAAATCATCGCAACGGAAGCTGCTGAGTGATCTGAATGGACGCGGACGGGCGCTGAGCCTAAACCCTGGTCAGGTAGCCGGGACTGGATTTCTGATTACGGGTGATGGTTACTTTGTTACCAATAACCACATTGTCCGTGATGCGGATTCGGTTTATGTGCAGAGTAACAAAGGCGAAGTGTATAAAGCGAGAGTCGTTTATACCGATCAGTCGCATGACCTGGCTTTTCTGCAACTTTGTGATGACAGTGCATTCCGGCCGATGCCAACAGTGCCGTATAGCTTCGATGCCCATTCCTCCGATTTAGGTGAGCGCGTTTATACGTTGGGGTATCCGCGTGAAGAAATTGTATACGGCGAAGGCTATTTAAGTTCAGGCACAGGGTTCCGGGGGGATTCAACGGCCTATCAGGTAGCTATTGGTGTGAATCCAGGTAACTCGGGTGGGCCGCTTTTGAATGAAAAAGGAGCTATAATTGGCATTATCAGTGGGAAGCAAACCACATCGGAGGGGGTAAGTTTTGCCGTTAAAACAAACTACCTGCTTGAATCGCTGAATAGTATTCCTGCGGATTCGCTGAAAGGGCAACCGATTCGTTTGAATAGAAAAAATGCACTGGCAAACTTGCCCCGTAAGCAACAGATCAAGCGAATGCAGGATTATGTTTATCAGGTAAAAGTGTTTAAGCATAAAGAATAA
- a CDS encoding MoaD/ThiS family protein: MNSSVSVLLFGITRDLTGQSSVSVSLLEEARVGDLLTQLHRQYPQLAAIRSLLVAVNGEYAETDQILTPNDEVALIPPVSGG; the protein is encoded by the coding sequence ATGAATTCATCCGTTTCAGTGCTGTTGTTTGGTATTACCCGCGATCTGACTGGGCAGTCTTCTGTATCAGTATCTCTTTTAGAAGAGGCTCGTGTAGGCGATCTGTTAACGCAATTGCATCGACAGTACCCCCAATTAGCAGCCATTCGGTCTTTGTTAGTAGCTGTTAACGGTGAATACGCCGAAACCGATCAGATTCTTACACCGAACGATGAAGTTGCTTTGATTCCTCCTGTTAGTGGAGGATAA
- a CDS encoding molybdenum cofactor biosynthesis protein MoaE, translating into MITLTSDPIDVTAALEKLQSSQAGAIDIFLGVVRDNTQQRAVDRLEYEAYDRMAISEMQKIADEAQQRWPILNCIIIHRKGILQIGETAVLIGVATAHRADAFEACRFIIDTIKQTVPIWKKEVFTDGEQWVNAHP; encoded by the coding sequence ATGATTACACTTACTTCCGATCCTATTGATGTGACCGCTGCCTTGGAGAAACTGCAATCTTCACAAGCGGGTGCCATTGATATTTTTCTTGGCGTTGTTCGGGACAACACACAACAAAGAGCTGTTGACCGACTTGAATACGAAGCCTATGACCGTATGGCTATCAGCGAAATGCAGAAAATTGCCGACGAAGCTCAGCAACGATGGCCGATTCTTAACTGTATCATCATTCATCGCAAGGGAATTTTACAAATAGGCGAAACCGCTGTTCTGATTGGCGTGGCTACTGCCCACCGGGCTGATGCGTTTGAAGCCTGCCGATTCATTATTGATACCATCAAACAGACCGTCCCTATCTGGAAAAAAGAAGTGTTTACGGATGGCGAGCAGTGGGTGAATGCCCATCCTTAA
- a CDS encoding endonuclease/exonuclease/phosphatase family protein, with protein MTIRTRVGQLISFFFRSLLWSINLMLALYTCLAYWLLYSLQIEHWSAGMIMISIPIVWGLNFIVICLWLTSRPWRSWLSGIILILGFALFGSRTFVWHSPADSTNQGASVKVFSYNVHQFNEFGTGDNPLLNSNKVLTQRMLNFVLRFDAPIKCFQETYTQSNIPEYDLLNRFRQAGYAYNALLHPEEGLKSNGDIGVAIFSRFPIVDSGQEVFETHNGLVWANIKIGNDTIRVINVHLHSMGIRVGRVLRQNEIKGVQHETRGVLSALRMGFIDRNNEVRRVEEYIRTSPYPVIVTGDHNDTPYSVVYERMRRVLPNSFEDAGRGFGFTYNRLPKFIRIDHQFHDPRLSVVNFETINYITYSDHYPIVGTYLLK; from the coding sequence ATGACAATACGAACTCGGGTCGGACAACTCATCTCCTTTTTTTTTCGGTCATTGTTGTGGTCGATCAATTTAATGCTGGCTTTGTATACATGCCTGGCTTATTGGCTCCTGTATAGCTTACAGATTGAACATTGGTCGGCTGGTATGATTATGATCAGCATCCCTATCGTCTGGGGATTGAATTTTATTGTCATTTGTCTCTGGCTTACTAGCCGCCCATGGCGAAGCTGGCTATCGGGTATTATTCTCATTCTGGGTTTTGCTCTGTTTGGTTCCCGCACCTTTGTCTGGCATTCACCTGCCGACTCTACCAATCAGGGAGCGTCGGTAAAAGTGTTCAGCTATAATGTTCATCAATTCAATGAATTTGGAACGGGGGATAATCCGTTGCTCAACTCAAACAAAGTACTTACCCAGCGTATGCTTAATTTTGTGTTACGCTTTGATGCACCTATCAAGTGCTTCCAGGAAACGTACACCCAGAGTAATATTCCAGAATATGACCTGCTAAACCGATTCCGTCAGGCTGGTTATGCCTATAACGCATTATTACATCCCGAAGAAGGCCTTAAATCGAATGGTGACATTGGGGTAGCCATTTTCTCCCGATTTCCGATTGTCGATTCGGGTCAGGAAGTCTTTGAAACCCACAATGGCCTGGTTTGGGCCAATATCAAGATAGGGAATGATACTATACGTGTCATCAACGTCCACTTACACTCAATGGGCATCCGGGTGGGACGGGTGCTTCGGCAGAACGAAATCAAAGGGGTGCAACACGAAACACGTGGGGTTCTAAGTGCGCTTCGTATGGGATTTATCGACCGTAACAATGAGGTAAGACGAGTTGAGGAATATATTCGGACAAGCCCGTATCCAGTTATCGTAACTGGCGATCATAATGACACGCCTTATAGTGTCGTTTATGAACGAATGCGCCGAGTGTTGCCCAATAGCTTTGAAGATGCCGGACGAGGATTTGGCTTTACTTATAACCGACTGCCCAAATTTATTCGCATCGATCACCAGTTTCACGACCCCAGACTGTCTGTTGTAAACTTCGAAACCATCAATTACATCACTTATTCCGACCACTACCCTATCGTCGGGACTTATCTTTTAAAGTAA
- a CDS encoding ribosome maturation factor RimP has protein sequence MDDKAKVTELLQPYLADGRLYIVDCQIAGRQGGRIKVTVLLDSDEGITIDECANISRTLGTQMDEMNFFGDSPFTLEVSSPGVDFPLKFMRQYLRNIGRTLIVALADGKTQKGKLISVADDHIVLAIEPEKKSKSKKKKEADLMVDAAPIGPTPIPFEQIKKANVEVSFK, from the coding sequence ATGGACGATAAAGCAAAAGTAACTGAACTGCTCCAGCCTTATTTGGCTGATGGACGGTTATATATTGTTGATTGCCAGATAGCTGGTCGGCAGGGAGGCCGAATTAAAGTAACCGTCCTGCTGGATAGCGATGAAGGAATTACGATTGATGAGTGTGCTAATATCAGTCGTACATTAGGCACGCAAATGGACGAAATGAATTTTTTTGGTGATTCTCCCTTTACGCTTGAAGTTTCGTCGCCGGGAGTCGATTTTCCACTAAAGTTCATGCGTCAGTATCTCCGAAACATTGGTCGTACGCTGATAGTGGCCTTGGCAGACGGGAAAACACAAAAAGGTAAATTAATTTCGGTAGCCGACGATCATATCGTTTTGGCTATTGAACCCGAAAAAAAATCAAAAAGTAAAAAGAAAAAAGAAGCTGATTTAATGGTTGATGCGGCTCCGATTGGGCCTACCCCAATCCCGTTTGAGCAGATTAAAAAAGCGAATGTAGAGGTATCTTTTAAATAG
- a CDS encoding RNA polymerase sigma factor codes for MKESKRPVLTDEELLMGLASGSDDALRQLYGRYFPMVLHLVMTNTGTEDDAKDIYQEALIVLYEKVRSGSLELHCQLKTYLYSVSRRLWLKQLAQRSRFMVRDIESPVSDDVALDHLTDDLSVHEERDRQFDLMADSLDRLGEPCRTLLEDFYIQHMSMQDITEKFGYTNADNAKTQKYKCLMRLKRLFFSEYKQG; via the coding sequence ATGAAGGAAAGTAAGCGCCCCGTATTGACTGATGAAGAGTTGCTTATGGGGTTGGCCAGTGGCTCCGATGACGCCCTTAGGCAGTTGTATGGCCGATACTTTCCAATGGTGCTTCACCTGGTGATGACCAATACAGGTACTGAAGATGATGCAAAAGATATTTATCAGGAAGCATTGATTGTGCTGTATGAGAAAGTGAGGAGTGGGTCACTGGAGTTGCATTGCCAATTGAAAACCTACTTATATTCTGTAAGCAGGCGATTATGGCTTAAGCAATTGGCTCAACGGAGTCGATTTATGGTACGCGACATTGAGTCGCCTGTGTCGGACGACGTTGCGCTGGATCATCTGACCGATGATCTGTCTGTACACGAAGAACGCGACCGTCAGTTTGACCTGATGGCTGATTCGCTTGATCGGCTTGGGGAACCCTGCCGGACATTGCTAGAGGATTTTTATATCCAGCATATGAGTATGCAGGATATAACCGAAAAGTTTGGCTATACCAATGCCGACAATGCCAAAACGCAGAAGTATAAATGCCTGATGCGGTTGAAGCGGCTGTTCTTTTCGGAGTATAAACAGGGATGA